One part of the Muntiacus reevesi chromosome 20, mMunRee1.1, whole genome shotgun sequence genome encodes these proteins:
- the MRS2 gene encoding magnesium transporter MRS2 homolog, mitochondrial isoform X3: protein MECLRSLAQLLPRVVGLPRRSLCALALGLTPVTRPVVAYGRATELLGRRRAAPLCWPRRLPVTGEIYRNRTSDVSQATLASVSPVFTVTKFDKEGKVTSFERKKTDLYQELGLQARDLRFQHLMSITTRNNRIIMRMEYLKAVITPECLLILDYRNLNLEQWLFRELPSQLAGEGQLVTYLLPFEFRAIEALLQYRINTLQGKLSILQPLILETLDALVDPKHSSIDRSKLHILLQNGKSLSELETDIKIFKESILEILDEEELLEELCLTKWSDPQVFEKSSAGIDHAEEMELLLENYYRLAEDLSNAARELRALIDDSQSIIFINLDSHRNVMMRLNLQLTMGTFSLSLFGLMGVAFGMNLESSLEEDLPWRSAWTL, encoded by the exons ATGGAATGCCTGCGGAGCCTGGCCCAGCTCCTGCCCCGCGTGGTGGGGCTGCCCCGGCGCAGTCTGTGCGCTCTGGCCTTGGGCCTGACCCCCGTCACTCGCCCCGTCGTCGCCTACGGCCGCGCCACCGAATTGCTCGGAAGGAGGCGGGCCGCGCCACTGTGCTGGCCCCGCCGGCTCCCCGTGACAG GTGAAATTTACCGGAATAGAACTTCTGATGTGTCTCAAGCCACTTTAGCCAGCGTATCCCCGGTGTTTACTGTG ACAAAATTTGACAAAGAAGGAAAGGTGACTTCTTTTG aaaggaagaaaactgacTTATATCAAGAATTAGGTCTTCAAGCCAGAGATTTGAGGTTTCAGCATTTAATGAGCATCACAACCAGAAACAATAGGATTATCATGCGAATGGAG tatTTGAAAGCTGTGATAACTCCGGAGTGTCTTCTGATACTCGATTACCGTAATTTGAACTTGGAGCAGTGGCTTTTCCGGGAGCTCCCTTCACAGTTGGCTGGAGAGGGCCAACTTGTCACATACCTTTTACCTTTTGAGTTTAGAGCCATAGAAGCACTCCTGCAGTATCGG ATCAACACCCTTCAGGGGAAACTTAGCATTTTGCAACCACTGATCCTTGAGACATTGGACGCTTTAGTGGATCCCAAACATTCTTCCATAGACAGAAGCAAACTGCACATCTTGCTACAAAATGGCAAAAG CCTGTCAGAGTTAGAAACAGATATTAAAATCTTCAAAGAGTCCATTTTAGAGATCTTGGATGAAGAAGAGCTGCTGGAAGAGCTCTGCCTGACAAAGTGGAGTGACCCACAAGTCTT TGAAAAGAGCAGCGCTGGGATTGACCATGCAGAGGAGATGGAGTTGCTGTTGGAAAACTACTACCGATTAGCTGAGGATCTTTCCAACGCAGCTCGGGAACTCAGGGCACTGATCGATGATTCGCAGAGTATCATATTCATCAATCTGGACAG CCACCGTAATGTGATGATGAGGTTGAACCTACAGTTGACCATGGGAACCTTCTCTCTTTCGCTCTTTGGGCTAATGGGAGTTGCTTTCGGAATGAATTTGGAATCTTCCCTTGAGGAG gatcttccgTGGCGCAGTGcctggactctctag